A genomic stretch from Eubacterium sulci ATCC 35585 includes:
- a CDS encoding PhoB family transcriptional regulator encodes MYKIFLVEDDNVIANQVEKHLRSWNYEVIIAKDFHDIMSDFAKSEADLVLLDISLPFFDGFYWCRHIRQISKLPIVFISGAGDNLNIVMAMNMGADDFICKPFDLNVLTAKIQALLRRAYDFSEGETADVIEHDGIILNMKNASLYFDGENIELTKNEYKILEILLKNKGKMTSRENLMMGLWNTDSFVDENTLTVNMTRLRKKLAEHGISDLIKTKKGLGYIVE; translated from the coding sequence ATGTACAAAATATTTTTAGTTGAAGACGATAATGTAATTGCTAATCAAGTAGAGAAACATCTTAGGAGCTGGAATTACGAAGTTATAATTGCTAAGGACTTTCACGATATCATGAGTGATTTCGCAAAGTCAGAAGCAGACCTTGTGCTCCTAGATATTTCTCTGCCTTTTTTTGATGGCTTTTATTGGTGTCGTCACATAAGACAGATATCAAAGCTTCCGATAGTATTCATATCAGGAGCCGGCGATAATTTAAATATTGTAATGGCGATGAATATGGGAGCTGATGACTTCATATGTAAGCCTTTTGATCTTAATGTGCTAACGGCAAAGATACAGGCTTTACTGAGACGTGCATATGATTTCAGTGAGGGAGAAACGGCTGATGTGATAGAGCATGATGGCATAATTTTAAATATGAAAAACGCAAGCCTTTACTTTGATGGCGAAAATATTGAGCTTACAAAAAACGAGTACAAAATTTTGGAAATTCTGCTCAAGAACAAGGGCAAGATGACTAGCCGGGAAAATCTCATGATGGGGCTTTGGAATACGGATAGCTTTGTAGATGAGAACACCTTGACAGTGAATATGACAAGGCTTAGGAAGAAACTTGCAGAACATGGAATAAGTGATTTGATAAAGACAAAGAAGGGACTAGGGTATATAGTGGAATGA
- a CDS encoding phosphomethylpyrimidine kinase, whose amino-acid sequence MKTALTIAGSDSSGGAGIQADLKTMLANGVYGMSVLTALTAQNTVGVRSILNVDSKFLKDQISSVFEDIYPDAVKIGMVSDAALTMTIVEELYMWKAKNLVVDPVMVATSGAKLISDEACEVLIEKLIPLARVITPNIPEAEYISGETIKSTEDMERVAKLIGDKHGVAVLLKGGHSISDADDVLYDNGNFRWFKGERIDTSNTHGTGCVLSSAIASNLAKGMELEDAIVRAKEYISGALASGLDLGAGSGPLDHGFDLKSMFI is encoded by the coding sequence ATGAAGACAGCATTGACGATAGCAGGAAGTGATTCGAGCGGTGGTGCAGGTATTCAGGCAGACCTTAAAACCATGCTTGCAAACGGTGTCTACGGAATGTCGGTTCTCACAGCTTTGACGGCACAAAATACTGTCGGAGTCAGATCGATTCTAAATGTGGACAGCAAGTTTTTGAAGGACCAGATAAGCTCAGTATTTGAAGACATCTACCCAGATGCGGTTAAGATAGGAATGGTGAGCGATGCGGCTCTTACAATGACAATAGTAGAAGAACTTTACATGTGGAAGGCAAAGAATCTTGTGGTTGACCCAGTTATGGTTGCAACTAGCGGAGCAAAGCTTATTTCAGATGAGGCCTGCGAGGTTTTGATAGAAAAGCTTATTCCACTTGCAAGGGTCATAACTCCAAACATTCCAGAGGCAGAGTACATATCAGGCGAGACGATTAAATCGACAGAGGATATGGAAAGAGTTGCTAAGCTAATCGGCGATAAGCATGGAGTTGCAGTTCTCCTAAAGGGTGGACATAGCATCAGCGATGCGGATGATGTGCTTTATGATAATGGCAATTTCAGGTGGTTCAAGGGCGAGAGAATAGATACAAGCAATACTCACGGAACAGGCTGCGTGCTATCGAGCGCGATTGCATCAAATCTTGCTAAGGGAATGGAGCTTGAAGATGCGATTGTAAGAGCGAAGGAATATATAAGCGGAGCCCTTGCTTCAGGACTGGATCTGGGAGCAGGAAGTGGACCGCTAGATCACGGCTTTGACCTAAAGAGCATGTTTATATAG
- a CDS encoding 30S ribosomal protein S21 codes for MAQVIVRENESLESALKRFKRLCARDGVMAEVRKREHYEKPSVKRKKKSEAARKKARKY; via the coding sequence ATGGCACAGGTAATCGTCAGAGAAAACGAAAGCTTGGAAAGCGCTCTTAAGAGATTCAAGAGACTTTGCGCTAGAGATGGCGTAATGGCTGAGGTAAGAAAGAGAGAGCACTACGAAAAGCCAAGTGTAAAGAGAAAGAAGAAATCTGAGGCAGCCAGAAAAAAAGCAAGAAAGTATTAA
- a CDS encoding aspartyl-tRNA amidotransferase codes for MNLKEQLMADFKQALKDRDETAKNTISLARAAVKQYEVDNREELDDAGIQKLLQKQVKMRNDALSDFEKAGRQDLIDAYKSEIAVLKKYLPEQLSPEKIAEIVRETAASMGIEGGKENMGKLMGAVMGKTKGLADGNEVRKQVMAFLG; via the coding sequence ATGAATCTAAAAGAGCAACTGATGGCTGATTTCAAGCAGGCCCTCAAGGATCGCGACGAGACAGCCAAAAATACAATTAGTTTGGCTCGTGCAGCTGTTAAGCAGTACGAGGTAGACAACAGAGAAGAACTTGATGATGCAGGGATCCAAAAATTGCTACAGAAGCAGGTAAAGATGCGTAATGACGCCTTATCTGACTTTGAGAAGGCAGGTAGACAGGATCTAATCGATGCATATAAGTCCGAAATCGCAGTACTAAAGAAGTATCTACCTGAGCAGCTATCCCCTGAGAAGATTGCGGAGATCGTAAGAGAGACCGCAGCATCCATGGGAATCGAAGGCGGCAAGGAGAATATGGGTAAGCTCATGGGAGCTGTCATGGGTAAGACTAAGGGTCTTGCAGATGGCAACGAAGTGCGCAAGCAAGTAATGGCGTTCTTAGGATAG
- a CDS encoding nitroreductase: protein MDKFDLMRQRHSVRFYLDKDIDSEHVLIMQKAIDRYNKISGLRMQFIENDENAFDCLMAKYGKFEGVKNYIALVGPKAPDLEFKCGYYGEHLVMIAQSLGLNTCWVGQTFKKSKTVYHAELNEKLAAVITIGYGKTQGTPHKSKKLRSVSDYKESDPDWYKRGLEAAMLAPTALNQQRFNIVHNERRVKLRPGVGFFTKMDMGIVKYHFELGAGRENFYWSE, encoded by the coding sequence TTGGACAAGTTTGACTTAATGAGACAGAGACATTCTGTGAGATTTTATCTTGATAAGGATATCGACTCAGAGCATGTTTTGATAATGCAAAAGGCCATAGATAGATACAACAAAATCAGCGGACTAAGGATGCAGTTTATCGAAAATGACGAGAATGCTTTTGACTGCCTAATGGCTAAATATGGCAAGTTTGAAGGTGTGAAGAACTACATCGCGCTAGTTGGCCCTAAGGCTCCAGACCTAGAATTTAAATGTGGATACTACGGTGAGCATTTAGTGATGATTGCTCAGAGCCTTGGACTAAACACATGCTGGGTTGGACAGACATTTAAGAAGAGCAAAACAGTATATCATGCAGAGCTCAATGAAAAGCTTGCTGCAGTTATAACCATAGGATATGGTAAGACTCAAGGGACGCCGCATAAGAGCAAGAAGCTTAGGTCGGTGAGCGATTATAAGGAGAGCGACCCTGATTGGTACAAAAGAGGCCTAGAAGCGGCCATGCTTGCACCTACTGCACTTAATCAGCAGAGGTTCAACATAGTTCATAACGAAAGACGAGTAAAGCTGAGACCAGGAGTCGGTTTCTTTACAAAGATGGATATGGGTATTGTAAAATACCATTTTGAGCTTGGCGCAGGCAGGGAAAACTTCTACTGGAGTGAATAA
- a CDS encoding zinc-binding protein: MSDCIFCKIGTHDIPSNVVYEDDKLICFHDLEPQAPVHVLVIPKKHLTSLDDVSEEDKELLGYIMFKIHEIAESLGLEGGYRVVSNNGEDAFQTVKHLHFHVLGKRKMLWPPG; this comes from the coding sequence ATGAGTGATTGTATTTTTTGCAAGATAGGAACGCACGATATTCCATCAAATGTGGTATATGAGGACGATAAACTTATCTGCTTCCACGACCTAGAACCACAGGCACCGGTTCACGTTCTCGTAATTCCAAAGAAGCATCTTACATCTCTTGATGATGTTTCGGAGGAAGACAAGGAACTTCTCGGGTACATCATGTTCAAGATACATGAAATAGCTGAGAGCCTTGGACTTGAGGGCGGATATCGTGTAGTTAGCAACAACGGTGAGGATGCCTTCCAGACGGTTAAGCATCTTCATTTCCACGTGCTTGGAAAGAGAAAAATGCTTTGGCCACCAGGCTAA
- a CDS encoding bacteriocin ABC transporter ATP-binding protein translates to MSLVEVKNLKKVYTSKLGTNGVVALRDVNFSVERGEYVAVMGESGSGKTTLLNILAALDRASSGEVILDGMNLSAIRDGEISAFRRDNLGFVFQDFNLLDTFTLRDNIYLPRVLAGAKPSQMEAELKLIAEYLGITHILDKFPYEVSGGQKQRAAVARALITNPRLILADEPTGALDSNSADDLLNLFSSINQGGQTIIMVTHSVKAASTAGRVLFIKDGELFHQIYRGDMTNDEMFASISDTLTALSVGGKRNA, encoded by the coding sequence ATGTCATTAGTAGAAGTAAAAAATCTTAAAAAAGTTTATACATCAAAGCTTGGAACAAACGGAGTAGTTGCACTACGCGACGTTAACTTCAGTGTGGAAAGAGGAGAATATGTCGCTGTCATGGGCGAGTCAGGCTCAGGAAAAACAACGCTCCTAAATATACTTGCGGCTTTAGACAGAGCTAGCTCGGGAGAAGTTATTTTAGATGGAATGAATCTTTCAGCCATAAGAGATGGAGAAATTTCGGCGTTTAGACGTGACAATCTAGGATTTGTATTCCAGGACTTTAACCTTTTAGATACATTCACCCTAAGAGATAATATCTACCTGCCAAGGGTGCTTGCAGGAGCAAAGCCAAGCCAAATGGAGGCAGAGCTAAAGCTAATAGCTGAGTATCTAGGAATCACGCATATACTTGATAAATTTCCTTACGAGGTGTCGGGTGGTCAAAAGCAGAGAGCAGCAGTTGCAAGGGCCTTAATCACAAACCCAAGGCTGATACTTGCAGATGAACCAACCGGAGCCCTAGACTCAAACTCAGCAGACGATCTATTAAACTTATTCAGCTCAATTAACCAAGGTGGACAAACCATTATAATGGTAACGCACAGCGTGAAGGCAGCGAGCACAGCAGGACGCGTTTTGTTCATAAAGGACGGAGAACTCTTCCATCAGATATATAGAGGAGACATGACAAATGATGAGATGTTTGCAAGCATCTCAGACACATTGACAGCCCTATCTGTGGGAGGTAAGAGAAATGCCTAG
- a CDS encoding cation diffusion facilitator family transporter, with protein MREKEIIKVSIIGIIANLFLAAFKAAIGTLTNSIAITLDAVNNLSDVLSSIITIIGTRIAGRKPDKEHPLGHGRVEYLSAGLIAMIVLYAGITSLVESVKKIIDPSEPEYTNIALIIVAVAVVVKLLLGSYVKSKGKKLNSDSLIASGEDARLDAVISASTVVAALIYIFSGISLEAYLAALISLVIIKAGYEMISETLSQIIGKRMDKAVIEKLKATVMEFDDVFGVYDVVLHNYGPDTLIGSLHIEVLDTYTAGELDELERKIMKAAYDKNNVILAGISVYARNSKDDRAKKDFEKVRHLVMSHEYVLQMHGFYINYEEKIMNFDIILDFDSPNRNEEYMHILSDVQAAFPDFAIGITLDLDVSD; from the coding sequence ATGAGAGAAAAAGAGATAATTAAGGTCAGTATAATAGGAATAATAGCCAATCTATTCCTCGCTGCATTTAAGGCGGCCATAGGAACCTTAACTAATTCCATCGCGATCACGCTCGATGCAGTAAACAACCTAAGCGACGTGTTATCATCGATAATAACCATTATCGGAACGAGAATAGCAGGTCGAAAGCCAGACAAGGAGCATCCGCTAGGTCACGGCAGGGTTGAGTACCTAAGTGCAGGCTTGATTGCTATGATAGTCCTATATGCAGGAATTACTTCTCTTGTAGAGTCAGTAAAGAAAATTATAGATCCGAGCGAGCCTGAGTACACGAATATAGCGCTGATAATCGTAGCTGTAGCTGTTGTAGTCAAGCTCCTGCTCGGAAGCTATGTAAAGAGCAAAGGAAAGAAGCTAAACTCAGATTCACTTATAGCTTCTGGAGAAGATGCTAGACTAGATGCAGTTATTTCAGCATCAACTGTCGTAGCTGCTTTGATATACATTTTCTCAGGCATTAGCCTTGAGGCATATCTTGCTGCTTTGATATCTCTTGTAATTATCAAAGCTGGTTATGAGATGATTAGCGAAACTCTCTCTCAGATTATAGGAAAGAGAATGGATAAGGCAGTTATTGAGAAACTAAAGGCTACAGTCATGGAGTTTGATGATGTCTTTGGGGTATACGATGTGGTGCTTCATAACTATGGGCCCGATACTTTGATTGGCTCTCTTCACATAGAAGTGCTAGATACATACACAGCAGGAGAACTTGATGAGCTTGAGCGCAAGATTATGAAGGCTGCCTATGACAAGAACAATGTAATCTTAGCTGGAATCAGTGTCTATGCAAGAAATAGCAAGGACGATAGAGCAAAGAAGGACTTTGAGAAGGTAAGACATCTAGTTATGTCACACGAATATGTACTTCAGATGCACGGCTTTTATATCAACTACGAGGAGAAGATTATGAATTTTGATATCATCCTCGACTTTGATTCACCAAACAGAAACGAAGAGTACATGCACATATTATCGGATGTACAAGCGGCCTTCCCAGACTTTGCCATAGGAATAACGCTCGACCTTGATGTGAGCGACTAA
- a CDS encoding ferritin has product MLDKKVTDLLNKQVNAEFYSAYLYLDFANYYHEQGLDGFANWYEVQAKEERDHAMLIRTYILDNGERMIFDAIENPTQEYDGMDAPLRLALQHERFITDLINKIYKESHDVDDYRTMQFFDWFVKEQLEEEKNADDLVKKFELFGRDPKGLYALNQELLGRQYTAPTVAE; this is encoded by the coding sequence ATGTTAGATAAGAAGGTAACAGATTTACTAAACAAGCAGGTTAACGCAGAATTTTACTCAGCATATCTTTATTTGGATTTTGCTAACTACTACCATGAGCAGGGCCTTGATGGATTTGCTAATTGGTATGAGGTTCAGGCAAAGGAAGAGCGTGACCACGCTATGCTAATCAGAACTTATATTCTAGACAATGGCGAGAGAATGATCTTTGATGCAATCGAAAATCCAACTCAGGAATACGATGGAATGGATGCACCACTTCGCCTAGCTCTTCAGCACGAGAGATTTATCACAGATCTTATCAACAAAATCTATAAGGAATCACACGATGTTGATGACTACAGAACAATGCAGTTCTTTGACTGGTTCGTTAAAGAGCAGCTAGAGGAAGAGAAGAATGCTGATGATTTAGTAAAGAAGTTTGAGCTTTTCGGAAGAGATCCTAAGGGACTATACGCTCTTAACCAGGAGCTTCTAGGCAGACAGTACACAGCGCCTACTGTAGCAGAGTAA
- a CDS encoding ATPase, producing the protein MGKEYLHDPRKVLEDLNTGESGLTSEEVARRQAQYGANKLAEGNKKTKLQRFLEQLKDPMLIMLIIAAGVSAVTNIISGESMVEVFIIIVVVLINAILGVLQESKAEEAIEALQTMTAATCKVIRDGKQQVIPSAELVPGDIVVLEAGDAVPADGRLISAASLKIEESALTGESVPVNKLIDILNLSDGKDVPLGDRVNMCYMGSTVVYGRGIAVITATGMDTEMGKIADALNQTQEELTPLQIKLNELGKKLSYLVLLICVFIFVFDLFVSKDMSLKSILEIFMVAVSLAVAAIPEGLATVVTVVLSIGVTKMSKENAVVRRLTAVETLGCTQIICSDKTGTLTQNKMTVTEHVGDGRQIATAMALCCDAVLNDKDEAEGEPTEAALVNFAVKQGLKKYELEIAYPRVNECPFDSSRKMMSTIHKTEEGFVQFTKGAPDVILSRCTSYFDGEKEVPFTDELKAKFLADNKAMADKALRVLAVSKRDWSENPENNSSENLEHDLCLIGLTGMIDPIRPEVKDAIVECRKAGIRPIMITGDHKDTAVAIAKDLGIIEDASAAITGAQLDEISDEDFESRVVEFSVYARVQPEHKVRIVSAWKKRGAITAMTGDGVNDAPSIKTADIGIGMGITGTDVTKNVSDMILADDNFATIVNAVEEGRRIYDNIRKAIQFLLSSNMSEVLGIFFATLLGFTLLKPVHLLFINLITDAFPALALGLEKEEPDTMRRPPRDSKDSIFAGGMVFDIVYQGLMITVLTIASYIIGHSMEVGYFEMPKGLSPDGMTMAFMTMNMCEIFQSLNMRSQRASIFRLNYQNKALFGTMVMSLVFVTLVIEVPFIANMFGFTSVSLTEYAIALGLSVLVIPIVECIKFVQRRLRG; encoded by the coding sequence ATGGGAAAAGAATACCTACATGATCCGAGGAAGGTCCTAGAGGATCTTAATACCGGAGAGAGCGGGCTTACATCTGAGGAGGTCGCAAGAAGACAGGCTCAATATGGAGCAAATAAACTTGCAGAGGGGAATAAGAAGACTAAGCTACAGAGATTTTTGGAGCAGCTGAAGGACCCTATGTTAATCATGCTGATTATAGCAGCAGGTGTTTCAGCAGTTACAAACATCATTTCTGGCGAATCGATGGTAGAGGTTTTCATCATCATCGTAGTAGTTCTTATTAACGCTATACTTGGAGTTCTTCAAGAGAGCAAGGCTGAGGAAGCCATAGAGGCCCTGCAGACTATGACTGCAGCAACCTGCAAGGTTATCAGAGATGGTAAGCAGCAGGTTATACCTAGTGCAGAGCTAGTGCCTGGTGACATAGTCGTTCTCGAAGCAGGCGATGCCGTACCAGCAGATGGAAGACTAATAAGTGCAGCGAGCCTAAAGATTGAAGAATCTGCGCTCACAGGGGAGAGCGTGCCAGTAAATAAGCTGATTGATATCCTAAACCTCAGCGATGGCAAGGATGTTCCTCTAGGAGATAGAGTGAACATGTGCTACATGGGTTCAACTGTTGTGTATGGACGCGGAATTGCAGTAATAACAGCAACTGGTATGGATACAGAGATGGGCAAGATCGCAGATGCCCTGAACCAGACACAGGAAGAGCTTACTCCACTTCAGATTAAACTTAACGAGCTTGGTAAGAAGCTTTCGTATTTAGTTCTTTTGATATGTGTATTCATATTTGTTTTTGATTTATTCGTATCAAAGGATATGAGCCTTAAATCGATACTAGAAATATTTATGGTAGCTGTATCGCTTGCGGTTGCAGCAATACCAGAGGGACTAGCTACAGTAGTTACAGTAGTTTTGTCAATTGGCGTAACCAAGATGTCCAAAGAGAATGCTGTTGTTAGAAGGCTGACAGCAGTAGAAACCCTAGGATGTACTCAGATTATCTGCTCAGATAAGACAGGAACGCTTACACAGAACAAGATGACTGTAACAGAGCATGTGGGTGATGGCAGGCAGATAGCTACTGCTATGGCTTTGTGCTGCGATGCAGTCCTTAACGATAAGGATGAAGCAGAAGGCGAGCCTACAGAGGCTGCACTTGTGAACTTTGCTGTAAAGCAAGGACTTAAGAAATACGAGCTAGAGATAGCATATCCTAGAGTGAACGAGTGCCCATTTGATTCATCAAGAAAGATGATGAGTACAATTCATAAGACTGAAGAGGGCTTTGTTCAGTTCACCAAGGGTGCGCCTGATGTGATCTTGAGCAGGTGCACAAGCTATTTTGATGGCGAAAAAGAAGTTCCGTTCACAGATGAGCTAAAGGCTAAGTTCCTAGCGGATAACAAGGCGATGGCTGATAAGGCACTCAGAGTGCTTGCAGTATCAAAGAGAGACTGGAGCGAAAATCCTGAGAATAACAGTTCAGAAAACCTAGAACACGACCTTTGTCTAATTGGACTTACGGGTATGATCGATCCGATAAGACCAGAGGTTAAGGATGCGATAGTAGAGTGCCGCAAGGCTGGCATAAGACCTATAATGATAACTGGTGACCACAAGGATACTGCGGTTGCTATTGCCAAGGACCTTGGAATAATCGAAGATGCTTCGGCTGCAATAACTGGTGCACAGCTTGACGAAATAAGCGATGAGGATTTTGAAAGCAGAGTAGTTGAGTTTTCGGTTTATGCGAGAGTTCAGCCAGAGCATAAGGTTAGAATAGTAAGTGCTTGGAAGAAGCGTGGTGCTATAACAGCTATGACAGGTGATGGCGTTAACGATGCTCCATCAATTAAGACTGCTGACATAGGAATTGGCATGGGAATCACAGGTACTGATGTAACAAAGAACGTATCAGACATGATCCTTGCAGACGATAACTTTGCAACAATCGTAAATGCAGTAGAAGAGGGAAGAAGAATCTACGATAATATTCGTAAGGCTATACAGTTCCTTTTGAGCTCCAACATGAGTGAGGTTTTAGGTATATTCTTTGCAACCCTGCTTGGATTTACGCTTCTAAAGCCTGTACATCTTCTATTCATCAATCTGATTACAGATGCCTTCCCAGCTCTTGCCCTAGGACTAGAGAAGGAAGAGCCTGATACGATGAGAAGACCACCAAGAGATTCCAAGGATTCTATCTTTGCTGGGGGAATGGTCTTTGATATAGTTTATCAGGGACTGATGATAACAGTGCTTACAATAGCATCATATATTATCGGACACTCAATGGAGGTCGGCTACTTCGAAATGCCAAAGGGACTTTCACCGGATGGAATGACCATGGCCTTCATGACGATGAACATGTGCGAGATATTCCAAAGTCTCAACATGCGCTCGCAGAGGGCAAGTATCTTTAGACTAAATTACCAGAACAAGGCACTATTTGGCACAATGGTTATGAGCCTTGTATTTGTAACTTTAGTAATCGAGGTTCCTTTCATTGCTAATATGTTTGGCTTTACATCGGTAAGTCTTACAGAATACGCTATCGCACTTGGACTTTCAGTACTTGTAATTCCAATTGTAGAGTGCATCAAATTCGTGCAGAGACGCTTAAGAGGATAA
- a CDS encoding thiamine biosynthesis protein ThiC (catalyzes the formation of 4-amino-2-methyl-5-phosphomethylpyrimidine from 5-amino-1-(5-phospho-D-ribosyl)imidazole and S-adenosyl-L-methionine in thiamine biosynthesis), which yields MERKYSTQMEAARMGIVTPELEAVAKKENRSVEELLPLMASGKMVIPANVNHKSLDPNGVGSMLKTKINVNLGISRDCKDYDIEMKKVMRAVDLGAEAIMDLSSHGNTQPFRQKLCAECPAMIGTVPIYDSVIHYQRDLGTLTAQDFIDVIRLHAQDGVDFVTLHCGITRKTIDQIKNGGRKMNIVSRGGSLVFAWMSMTGNENPFYEYYDEIVEICREYDVTISLGDACRPGCLADATDGCQIEELIMLGELTERAWKRDVQVMVEGPGHVPMDQIAANMKIQQTICKGAPFYVLGPLVTDIAPGYDHITAAIGGAIAAWQGAAFLCYVTPAEHLALPNVDDVHQGIIASKIAAHAADIAKGIPGARDQDDRMADARKALDWDAQWLEALDPEVAKEIRKSRMPEEDHSDTCSMCGKFCAVRSMNKALAGEVIDIL from the coding sequence ATGGAAAGAAAGTATTCAACTCAGATGGAAGCAGCGCGCATGGGGATTGTAACTCCAGAGCTTGAGGCAGTAGCAAAGAAGGAGAACCGCAGCGTAGAGGAACTGCTACCTTTGATGGCTTCGGGAAAGATGGTTATACCAGCAAATGTGAACCACAAGTCGCTAGATCCTAACGGCGTGGGCAGCATGCTAAAGACAAAGATAAATGTAAACCTTGGAATCAGCCGTGACTGCAAGGACTACGATATAGAGATGAAGAAGGTAATGAGAGCAGTTGACCTAGGTGCAGAGGCAATCATGGACCTTTCGAGCCACGGAAATACACAGCCGTTTAGACAGAAGCTATGTGCAGAGTGTCCAGCAATGATAGGAACAGTTCCAATTTACGACTCAGTTATTCACTATCAGAGAGACCTTGGTACACTTACTGCTCAGGACTTCATAGATGTTATAAGACTCCATGCTCAGGATGGTGTTGACTTTGTCACACTTCACTGTGGAATTACAAGAAAGACAATAGATCAGATCAAAAACGGTGGCAGAAAAATGAATATCGTAAGTCGTGGCGGAAGCCTTGTATTTGCATGGATGTCCATGACAGGAAACGAGAATCCTTTCTATGAATACTACGATGAAATCGTTGAAATCTGCAGAGAATATGACGTAACAATAAGCCTTGGAGATGCTTGCCGTCCAGGATGTCTTGCTGATGCAACAGATGGATGCCAGATTGAGGAACTCATCATGCTAGGAGAGCTAACAGAGAGAGCTTGGAAGCGCGACGTACAGGTAATGGTAGAGGGACCAGGGCATGTGCCAATGGATCAGATTGCAGCAAACATGAAGATTCAGCAGACAATCTGCAAGGGAGCACCTTTCTACGTACTAGGACCTCTAGTAACAGATATCGCACCTGGATATGACCATATCACAGCAGCTATCGGCGGAGCTATAGCTGCATGGCAAGGAGCAGCCTTCCTTTGCTATGTAACACCGGCAGAACACTTAGCACTTCCAAATGTCGACGATGTTCATCAGGGAATCATTGCAAGTAAGATTGCAGCACACGCAGCAGACATTGCAAAGGGAATACCTGGAGCAAGAGATCAAGACGACAGAATGGCTGACGCAAGAAAGGCTCTTGACTGGGATGCTCAGTGGCTAGAGGCTCTAGACCCTGAGGTTGCAAAGGAAATCAGAAAGAGCAGAATGCCTGAAGAGGATCACTCAGATACATGTAGCATGTGTGGTAAGTTCTGTGCGGTTAGAAGCATGAACAAAGCTCTTGCGGGAGAGGTCATAGATATACTATAA
- a CDS encoding thiW protein — translation MNNRGKLELKKMVVAAMFVALTVSLSGFSIPVGTAKCFPVQHMMNVIAAVFLGPVYAVLSAFVTSVIRNIMGTGSLLAFPGSMVGALLCALIYQKSKKLWACYIGEIIGTGIIGGLLAYPVALLLMGNAKVATFTFVLPFLISTCGGTLIAAILIGIMDKTKVLDYLKRQIR, via the coding sequence ATGAATAATAGGGGAAAATTAGAACTAAAGAAGATGGTGGTTGCTGCGATGTTTGTAGCGCTGACAGTGTCGCTTTCAGGCTTTTCAATACCTGTGGGAACAGCTAAGTGCTTTCCGGTGCAGCATATGATGAACGTAATTGCTGCGGTATTTCTTGGACCAGTCTATGCGGTGCTTTCTGCATTTGTGACTTCGGTAATTAGAAATATTATGGGAACTGGATCGCTATTAGCATTTCCAGGAAGCATGGTCGGAGCACTTTTATGTGCTTTAATATACCAGAAGAGCAAGAAGCTTTGGGCCTGCTACATAGGCGAGATCATCGGAACAGGAATAATAGGAGGACTTCTCGCATATCCAGTTGCACTGCTTCTTATGGGCAATGCCAAGGTTGCGACATTTACATTTGTTCTTCCATTTTTGATTAGCACCTGTGGTGGTACGCTGATTGCAGCGATTTTGATCGGTATAATGGACAAAACCAAGGTTTTGGATTATCTGAAGCGTCAGATAAGATAG